A DNA window from Chryseobacterium scophthalmum contains the following coding sequences:
- a CDS encoding NUDIX hydrolase has protein sequence MKILKFCPNCGNETLNWDGEKKWSCAECSFTLYNNVAGAVAVVIRCGNEIYLTRRNQEPKKGKLDLAGGFVDPRESAENTCKRELFEELQLEIDIKNLKYLTSLPNVYQYKEIDYNTIDLFYEYRVSEKFAVNIELSEISETQWIPISEINLDDIAFDSQKKFFEQYLKDFN, from the coding sequence ATGAAAATATTAAAATTTTGTCCGAATTGCGGAAATGAAACCCTCAATTGGGACGGAGAAAAAAAATGGAGCTGCGCTGAGTGCAGCTTCACTTTGTATAATAATGTTGCAGGAGCTGTTGCTGTAGTAATTCGCTGTGGAAATGAAATCTATTTAACCCGAAGAAATCAGGAGCCTAAGAAAGGAAAACTGGATTTAGCCGGAGGATTTGTAGACCCGAGAGAAAGCGCAGAAAACACTTGCAAAAGGGAACTTTTTGAGGAACTTCAGCTTGAAATTGATATTAAAAATCTAAAATATCTAACGAGTCTTCCCAATGTATATCAATACAAAGAAATTGATTATAATACAATTGATTTGTTTTATGAATATCGTGTTTCTGAGAAGTTTGCAGTGAATATAGAATTGTCTGAGATTTCAGAAACCCAATGGATTCCAATTTCTGAAATTAACCTTGACGATATTGCTTTTGATTCTCAGAAGAAATTCTTTGAACAGTATTTAAAAGATTTTAATTAG
- a CDS encoding TonB-dependent receptor, whose protein sequence is MKGLFFLGLTASSLSFAQTLNNDSLKIREIEAVNFTKRLPVAKEIINVQKDLDGRNLGQDLPILLKNQTSIISTSDAGNGVGYTGFRIRGVAGRGINVMMNGVPFNDSESQGTFFVNVPDLTSSASQIVIQRGVGTSNNGVSAFGASINVISKEPEEKFYFKTDDSYGSFNTYKYSAEVGSGKFWKDRLSVMGRYSYIHSDGYIDRAFSDLNSYNFTALFEEGKTKLRLMAFGGKEKTYQAWNGIDRQTWETNPRLNYSGQYTDLFTGEEKFYDNETDNYRQNHYQFLWEQNINERWNLETTLHYTKGRGFYENYVRVNEEDEDATHYSNYNLPVFELNGSPVNQTDFIRKKWLNNDFYGLVSTLYGKFENLDLNFGLVGNQYYGRHYGNVTGVYFPNIDEYEYYRNRSVKTEVAAFAKALIKVNDFEFFGDLQLRNIDYDTKILMEGDGEGANLDKNWLFFNPKAGVNYKLGNGKVFFSYAHAQREPNRDDLISNNDVKSEKLHDFEAGIEKQFGKVAFTANLYYMYYLNQLVLNGQISNIGEFIRTNSGKSYRRGVEIGALAKLSKQWEISANVSVSQNRNLDFRIKNKKEITELGNTEISFSPNLIANISLKYNPTKNFHFALMNQFVGKQYLDNTETQSLQLDDYLLTDFNAQYDFKIAKHEVALKLLVNNIFNQKYVNNGYVYNGPVYFSQAGTNFMFGISWKIQ, encoded by the coding sequence ATGAAAGGATTGTTTTTTTTAGGACTTACCGCAAGTTCCCTGAGTTTTGCACAAACTCTAAATAATGATTCTCTGAAAATCAGAGAAATTGAAGCTGTTAACTTTACCAAAAGACTTCCTGTTGCCAAAGAGATCATTAATGTTCAGAAAGATCTTGACGGAAGAAATCTTGGGCAGGATCTTCCTATTCTCTTAAAAAATCAAACTTCAATTATTTCTACTTCCGATGCCGGAAATGGGGTGGGTTACACAGGATTCAGAATTCGTGGAGTTGCAGGAAGAGGGATTAATGTGATGATGAATGGCGTTCCGTTCAACGATTCTGAAAGCCAAGGAACTTTCTTCGTCAATGTTCCGGATCTTACGAGCTCGGCTTCACAAATTGTGATTCAAAGAGGTGTGGGAACATCTAATAATGGAGTTTCGGCTTTTGGAGCAAGTATTAATGTGATTTCTAAAGAGCCTGAAGAAAAATTTTATTTTAAAACAGATGATAGCTACGGATCATTTAATACGTACAAATATTCGGCTGAGGTAGGTTCTGGTAAATTCTGGAAAGACCGACTTTCTGTGATGGGAAGATATTCATATATTCATTCTGATGGATATATCGACAGGGCTTTTTCAGATTTAAATTCTTACAATTTCACAGCTTTATTTGAGGAAGGGAAAACAAAACTTCGCTTGATGGCTTTTGGAGGTAAAGAAAAAACGTATCAAGCCTGGAACGGAATTGATAGACAAACCTGGGAAACAAACCCTCGACTGAATTATTCCGGTCAATACACAGATCTTTTTACGGGCGAAGAGAAATTTTATGATAACGAAACTGATAATTACAGACAAAATCATTATCAGTTTTTATGGGAACAAAACATCAACGAGCGTTGGAATCTTGAAACAACTCTTCATTACACAAAAGGAAGAGGGTTTTATGAAAATTACGTAAGAGTAAACGAAGAAGATGAAGATGCAACGCATTACTCCAATTACAATCTTCCAGTGTTTGAATTAAACGGTTCTCCGGTAAATCAAACTGATTTTATCAGAAAAAAATGGTTGAACAACGATTTCTATGGTTTGGTTTCTACTTTATACGGGAAATTTGAAAATCTAGATTTGAATTTCGGATTGGTAGGAAATCAGTATTACGGAAGACATTATGGGAATGTTACCGGAGTGTATTTTCCAAATATTGATGAATATGAATATTATCGCAATCGTTCGGTGAAAACTGAAGTTGCAGCTTTTGCTAAAGCATTAATCAAAGTAAATGATTTTGAATTCTTCGGAGATCTTCAGCTGAGAAATATCGATTACGATACTAAAATATTAATGGAAGGCGATGGAGAAGGTGCTAATCTTGATAAAAACTGGCTGTTTTTTAATCCAAAAGCGGGAGTTAATTATAAACTAGGAAACGGAAAAGTTTTCTTCTCTTATGCTCATGCGCAACGCGAGCCCAATCGTGATGATTTAATATCAAACAATGATGTGAAATCAGAAAAACTGCATGATTTTGAAGCAGGAATTGAAAAGCAGTTTGGTAAAGTAGCTTTTACAGCCAACCTTTATTATATGTATTATCTGAATCAGTTGGTTTTAAACGGTCAGATCAGTAATATTGGAGAGTTTATCAGAACCAATTCCGGGAAAAGTTACAGAAGAGGTGTAGAAATTGGAGCTTTGGCAAAACTTTCAAAACAATGGGAAATCTCAGCAAATGTAAGTGTGAGTCAAAACAGAAATCTGGATTTCAGAATTAAAAATAAAAAAGAAATTACCGAGCTAGGGAACACTGAAATTTCATTTTCACCTAATTTAATTGCCAATATTAGCCTGAAATACAATCCAACTAAGAATTTCCACTTTGCTTTGATGAATCAGTTTGTTGGAAAGCAATATTTGGATAATACAGAAACTCAGAGTTTACAACTTGACGATTATCTGCTTACAGATTTTAATGCGCAATATGACTTTAAAATTGCAAAACATGAGGTTGCTTTAAAACTTTTGGTGAATAATATTTTTAATCAGAAATATGTAAACAACGGGTATGTTTACAATGGTCCGGTTTATTTTTCTCAGGCAGGAACCAATTTTATGTTTGGGATCAGCTGGAAAATTCAATAA
- a CDS encoding WG repeat-containing protein, translating into MILRKLKLGFLITCSVFAFSQSKTLKKNNLNRTKNAVKSNIVKNDVSKLPVVNEEVPLLIPQKKNGKSGFVNQKGKFVIQPEYDLVMFFGEDCNLLNSPNEKIRKFGGGDFATVEKDKITFRINRSGKKVYQYKDADLGKCSLELKKALFHAYILNKKYGIIEDSKFKNPSDRSQFTIYPNYQYLYILEGNDLANPMIVATYNDKFGVIDINNKIIIPFEYSDIKRNYSWKLGKMFEVTKDDKNYYYIDSYNRSY; encoded by the coding sequence ATGATTCTAAGGAAATTGAAGTTGGGTTTTTTAATAACGTGTTCTGTTTTTGCTTTTTCTCAATCTAAAACTCTTAAAAAGAATAATTTAAATAGAACTAAAAATGCAGTAAAGTCAAATATTGTAAAAAATGACGTGTCGAAACTTCCTGTGGTTAATGAAGAAGTTCCATTGTTGATTCCGCAAAAAAAGAATGGAAAATCGGGCTTTGTTAATCAAAAAGGAAAATTTGTAATTCAGCCGGAGTATGATCTGGTGATGTTTTTTGGTGAAGATTGCAACCTTTTAAACTCTCCCAACGAGAAAATCAGAAAGTTTGGAGGTGGAGATTTTGCCACTGTAGAAAAAGATAAAATTACTTTCAGAATTAATAGATCAGGCAAAAAAGTTTATCAATATAAAGATGCTGATTTAGGAAAATGTAGTTTGGAATTGAAAAAAGCATTATTTCATGCCTATATTTTAAACAAAAAATACGGAATCATTGAAGATTCGAAGTTTAAAAATCCATCAGACCGCAGTCAGTTTACTATTTATCCAAATTATCAATATCTCTATATTTTGGAAGGTAATGATTTGGCAAATCCGATGATCGTGGCAACGTATAATGATAAATTTGGTGTGATTGATATCAATAATAAGATTATCATTCCGTTTGAATATTCAGATATAAAAAGGAATTACAGCTGGAAATTGGGCAAAATGTTTGAAGTCACAAAGGATGATAAAAACTATTATTATATAGATTCCTACAACCGATCTTACTAA
- the xerD gene encoding site-specific tyrosine recombinase XerD, translating into MTWDEKIKDFEIFLRFERNFSENTLDAYIRDIKKLKDYAVGDLENTGPEKITYDNLQEYIFKLSKQKFSERSQARWISSIKAFFRYLLEDEIRHDNPSTLLEGPKLGLYLPDTLSLADIEKIIEAIERGSDLGKRNHCIIEVLYGCGLRVSELIDVKISNINFKENYIKVIGKGNKTRFVPLAQYTAKFLKEYITEVRSKSKVNKKHEDTLFLNSRGTSMSRVIVFIIIKELTDKAGVSKKISPHTFRHSFATHLLQNGADLRYIQEMLGHSSITTTGIYTHLKTEELRDVILNYHPRNSNIA; encoded by the coding sequence ATGACTTGGGATGAAAAAATTAAAGATTTTGAAATCTTTCTACGTTTTGAAAGAAATTTTTCAGAAAACACACTCGACGCTTATATCCGCGACATTAAAAAACTTAAAGATTACGCAGTAGGAGACCTCGAAAATACAGGTCCTGAAAAGATTACGTATGATAATCTTCAGGAATATATTTTCAAACTATCTAAACAGAAGTTCAGCGAACGATCACAAGCAAGATGGATATCCTCCATTAAAGCTTTCTTCAGATATTTACTGGAAGACGAAATTCGTCATGATAATCCGTCAACATTGTTGGAAGGTCCTAAGTTAGGTTTATATTTACCCGATACATTAAGCCTTGCCGATATTGAAAAAATCATCGAAGCTATTGAAAGAGGTTCAGATTTAGGTAAAAGAAATCACTGCATTATTGAAGTACTTTATGGATGCGGACTTAGAGTTTCTGAATTGATTGATGTTAAAATTTCTAATATCAATTTTAAAGAAAACTACATTAAAGTTATCGGAAAGGGTAACAAAACACGCTTCGTACCTTTAGCTCAATACACTGCAAAATTTTTGAAAGAATACATCACTGAAGTACGTTCTAAAAGTAAAGTGAACAAAAAGCATGAAGACACTCTTTTTCTTAACAGTAGAGGAACTTCAATGTCTCGCGTGATTGTATTTATTATTATTAAAGAATTAACAGATAAAGCGGGAGTAAGTAAGAAAATCTCTCCGCACACATTCAGACATTCGTTTGCTACGCATTTGTTGCAAAACGGAGCTGATTTGCGTTATATTCAGGAAATGTTGGGACATTCAAGCATTACAACAACCGGAATTTATACTCATTTAAAAACAGAAGAACTTCGGGATGTGATACTAAATTATCACCCGAGAAACTCTAATATTGCTTAA
- a CDS encoding serine hydrolase domain-containing protein, which produces MKKLNLVLVTTIFLFLFSCKNKSENNSATAESTTNLPNYGNVDLTKVFASGDFNLVDKDYAVNYIDQYYKKVWERGNLSGSFLVAQGDQILYENYRGFAREGNQNPINQNTALHVASVSKTLTAMAMMKLIEAGKIKLTDHLTQFFPAFPYPNVTVQTLLDQRSGLPKYEYFITKIQPAPAELSKTYITNQDVLNMIIKYKPELARDTDTGFMYCNTNFALLALLIEKITKTPFPQAMKEMVFTPLKMTNTYIFQEKDIPTASQSFYFGGNKLYPLDRLDLIYGDKNVYTTPRDLFNFSKAMFSKDFLKPELMQMVFAPYSNEKAGQNNYGLGFRMKIFDNGEKLTYHNGWWHGTNSVFAHLLKSKVTIIAIGNKYSGRVYSALALSGLFEDFPPQKDKLHSIMNDNQDTLKTGTEVFGE; this is translated from the coding sequence ATGAAGAAGCTTAACCTCGTACTAGTTACCACCATATTTTTATTTCTATTTTCCTGTAAAAACAAATCTGAAAATAATTCTGCAACAGCAGAATCTACAACCAATCTTCCCAACTATGGAAATGTAGATTTAACTAAGGTTTTTGCTTCAGGAGATTTCAATCTTGTTGATAAAGATTATGCCGTAAATTATATCGACCAGTATTATAAAAAGGTTTGGGAAAGAGGTAATTTAAGTGGAAGTTTCTTGGTCGCACAAGGAGATCAGATTTTATATGAAAATTACAGAGGTTTTGCACGAGAAGGAAATCAAAATCCTATAAATCAAAATACGGCATTGCATGTTGCTTCAGTTTCAAAAACATTGACGGCAATGGCAATGATGAAGTTAATTGAAGCTGGAAAAATAAAATTGACAGACCATTTAACACAGTTTTTCCCTGCATTTCCTTATCCTAATGTGACGGTTCAGACTTTATTAGACCAAAGAAGCGGACTGCCGAAATACGAATATTTTATTACTAAAATTCAACCTGCTCCTGCAGAACTTTCTAAAACTTATATTACCAATCAGGATGTTTTGAATATGATCATCAAATACAAACCTGAATTGGCGAGAGATACCGATACAGGATTTATGTATTGCAATACCAATTTTGCTCTTTTGGCTTTGCTGATTGAGAAAATTACGAAAACTCCTTTTCCACAAGCAATGAAGGAAATGGTTTTCACTCCGCTGAAAATGACGAATACGTATATTTTTCAGGAAAAAGATATTCCTACAGCATCCCAGTCATTTTATTTTGGTGGAAATAAGCTGTATCCTTTAGACCGATTAGACCTTATTTATGGTGATAAAAATGTTTATACTACACCAAGAGATCTTTTTAATTTTTCAAAAGCAATGTTTTCAAAAGATTTTTTAAAGCCGGAATTGATGCAAATGGTTTTTGCGCCTTACAGCAATGAAAAAGCAGGTCAAAATAATTACGGATTGGGTTTTAGAATGAAAATTTTTGATAACGGAGAAAAACTAACCTACCACAACGGTTGGTGGCACGGGACAAATTCTGTTTTTGCCCATCTTTTAAAATCAAAAGTGACCATTATTGCTATAGGAAACAAATATTCGGGAAGAGTTTACTCGGCTTTGGCTTTGTCGGGTCTTTTCGAAGATTTTCCACCTCAGAAAGATAAGCTTCACAGCATTATGAATGATAACCAGGATACTTTGAAAACAGGAACTGAGGTTTTTGGAGAATAA
- a CDS encoding HU domain-containing protein codes for MNISAYILDYLKQFGTVTVPKFGVFSLENSKAVINSDNGSILPPSSKIAFHSDYQVSSDDLVDFISNKKSISKEAAENELQIQTDFWKKKLQAEHTLEIQNLGTIFLEDRELHFKGNRLESDHPDFYGLEEIRFSDINEGDSFESPINPEKDYKFNKSILWIFLFIIPVLGILYLGYTQQELIFGKKSFDDVSVQTKTKRIEKKMPVKIDSAEIKREDSVKAFKADSLKKDSIKQAAKTWKPNSKKK; via the coding sequence ATGAATATTTCAGCTTACATTTTAGACTATTTGAAACAATTTGGAACCGTTACCGTTCCAAAGTTTGGTGTATTTTCTCTGGAAAATTCTAAAGCGGTCATCAACTCAGACAACGGAAGTATTCTTCCTCCTTCTTCAAAAATTGCATTCCATTCTGATTATCAGGTTTCATCTGATGATTTGGTAGATTTTATCAGCAATAAAAAATCAATTTCAAAAGAAGCGGCTGAAAATGAATTGCAGATCCAGACTGATTTTTGGAAGAAAAAACTTCAGGCAGAGCATACTTTGGAGATCCAGAATCTCGGAACTATTTTTCTTGAAGACAGAGAACTTCATTTCAAAGGAAATCGTTTAGAATCTGATCATCCTGATTTTTATGGTTTGGAAGAAATTCGTTTCTCCGATATCAATGAAGGTGACTCTTTCGAAAGCCCGATAAACCCTGAGAAAGATTATAAATTTAATAAATCAATTCTTTGGATTTTCCTTTTTATTATTCCGGTTTTAGGAATATTATATTTAGGATATACTCAACAGGAACTTATCTTCGGAAAAAAATCTTTTGATGATGTTTCGGTACAGACCAAAACAAAGAGAATTGAAAAGAAAATGCCGGTAAAAATAGATTCGGCAGAGATAAAAAGAGAAGATTCTGTAAAAGCTTTTAAAGCGGATTCTCTTAAAAAAGATTCAATAAAGCAGGCTGCAAAAACTTGGAAACCCAATTCCAAAAAAAAGTAA
- a CDS encoding heme-binding domain-containing protein, with amino-acid sequence MQKFKKIIFWCLVGFAIIQFIPVDKVNKPVDQNKNFVKVENTPPKVAALLKNACYDCHSDETVYPKYAYIAPFSWSVKSHVNDGREHLNFSVWGSYNKDLKQNMLKHSMQTIESKVMPMPAYIVYHPEANLSKEERLLLNNYFKGILDSKKY; translated from the coding sequence ATGCAGAAGTTTAAGAAGATAATTTTTTGGTGTTTGGTAGGTTTTGCAATCATCCAATTTATCCCGGTTGATAAAGTAAATAAGCCTGTAGATCAAAACAAAAATTTTGTTAAGGTTGAAAATACGCCGCCAAAAGTTGCTGCATTATTGAAAAATGCTTGCTACGATTGTCATTCCGATGAAACGGTTTATCCTAAATATGCTTATATAGCTCCGTTTTCCTGGTCGGTGAAAAGCCATGTCAATGATGGTAGAGAGCATCTTAATTTTTCCGTTTGGGGAAGTTACAATAAAGATTTAAAGCAGAATATGCTTAAGCACTCTATGCAGACTATTGAAAGCAAAGTAATGCCGATGCCTGCTTATATTGTTTATCACCCGGAAGCCAACCTTTCTAAAGAAGAAAGATTGCTTTTAAATAATTATTTTAAAGGAATTTTAGATTCTAAAAAATACTAG
- a CDS encoding 2-hydroxyacid dehydrogenase — protein MRILLLDKNHPLITEQLLAKNFILEEDFTSSYDEVCGKIQNYDGVIIRSRIPLDQNFLEKASNLKFIARVGAGMENIDIPVAEKLGIQLINSPEGNRDSVAEHVVGMLLILMNRLFIASNEVKKGIWLREENRGDELLGKTVGLIGYGNMGKATAKRLSGFGCKVIFHDILSDLSDEFATQVSLEELKEKAEVLSLHIPMTEETHYLIDSAFINKMKNDFYFVNTARGKNVETKYLVEALKSGKVKGACLDVLEYEKASFENLESENEDLQYLLDSEKVIVTPHIAGWTHQSKEKLAQVIVDKIIASFC, from the coding sequence ATGAGAATCTTATTATTAGATAAAAATCACCCTCTTATTACCGAACAGCTTTTAGCGAAGAACTTTATTTTGGAAGAAGATTTTACGTCTTCATATGATGAGGTTTGTGGTAAAATTCAAAATTACGATGGGGTAATTATTAGAAGCAGAATTCCTTTAGATCAAAACTTTTTAGAAAAAGCAAGCAATTTGAAATTCATTGCAAGAGTAGGAGCAGGAATGGAAAATATTGATATTCCTGTTGCTGAAAAATTAGGGATTCAATTAATTAATTCTCCGGAAGGAAACAGAGATTCCGTTGCTGAACATGTAGTTGGAATGTTGCTGATTTTAATGAATCGTCTTTTCATTGCTTCAAATGAAGTGAAAAAAGGAATTTGGTTGCGTGAAGAAAACCGTGGTGATGAATTGCTTGGAAAAACGGTTGGTCTTATAGGTTACGGAAACATGGGAAAAGCTACTGCAAAAAGACTTTCAGGTTTTGGATGTAAAGTGATTTTCCATGATATTCTTTCTGATCTTTCAGACGAGTTTGCAACGCAGGTTTCTTTGGAAGAATTAAAAGAAAAAGCAGAGGTTTTAAGTTTGCATATTCCTATGACGGAAGAAACTCATTATTTAATTGATTCAGCGTTTATTAATAAAATGAAAAACGATTTCTATTTCGTGAATACCGCAAGAGGAAAGAATGTAGAGACGAAATATTTAGTTGAAGCTCTAAAATCCGGAAAAGTAAAAGGTGCATGTCTGGATGTTTTAGAATACGAAAAAGCTTCTTTTGAAAATTTAGAATCGGAAAATGAAGATTTGCAATATCTTTTAGACTCAGAAAAAGTAATCGTAACGCCTCATATTGCAGGCTGGACGCATCAAAGCAAAGAAAAGTTGGCACAAGTAATTGTAGATAAAATTATTGCATCGTTTTGCTAG
- a CDS encoding Ig-like domain-containing protein yields MKRFLLLFIIGILVQSCARVGSPIGGLKDTLAPEAIGSNIDSARVNVRRDIKELRIDFNEYITLKDINKNLNISPPIKNIKRILPSNIANKYMVIQWTDTLQANTTYNFNFGNAIVDNSEGNVLRYYNFAFSTGEKLDDLYISGVVTDALALKKKSSSDNKMVVGLYQLKDSMDYKQKPYYITKVDDDGYYELNYLAKGKYKIIAFDDDNENSIYNPGKEKIAFQKDTVVVEKSISGLNLKLFPSKKPFKNPELKEMPGGILMTFEGNPEEVKVLSVSEKLKDIKVTHKPKSDSVKIWFDAVKSDVGQTVNEKLEFSYDTGTKQDTVVSFYKYNKKNVMDVISENGGALLPPKTAFKISSTYLIDKINPEKWTLKIDSTTVQPFTAKISETNPYQILITSDFISGKKYQLTIPKTTISSYYEKNSESKRFDFEIDKIENYGNLSITLENAPTKKYWLQLLDSSEKAIYQVYTSGNTVTFDVLKPAEYIIRILVDNNENGYWDPADFETSTFAEDSYTYYKTAVIRPLWTSRETWDLKDTKVLDISKFGTVTSATKAQSNENKSTTNPTNNSSIQNNNSGTRGTNRNLELRR; encoded by the coding sequence ATGAAAAGATTTCTTCTTTTATTCATCATCGGAATTCTTGTACAGTCTTGTGCAAGAGTAGGCTCACCAATCGGAGGTCTTAAAGATACTTTGGCTCCTGAAGCTATAGGTTCAAATATAGATTCCGCAAGAGTCAATGTGAGAAGAGATATCAAAGAATTACGTATTGATTTTAATGAATATATTACTTTAAAGGATATTAATAAAAATCTTAATATTTCGCCACCTATAAAGAATATCAAAAGAATTCTCCCTTCGAATATTGCCAATAAATATATGGTGATTCAATGGACAGATACTTTACAGGCAAACACAACTTATAATTTCAATTTTGGAAATGCAATCGTTGATAACAGCGAAGGTAATGTCTTGAGATATTATAATTTTGCTTTTTCTACAGGCGAAAAGCTTGATGATTTATACATCAGTGGAGTGGTGACAGATGCATTAGCTTTAAAAAAGAAAAGCAGCTCTGATAACAAAATGGTGGTTGGTCTTTATCAGCTGAAAGACAGTATGGATTATAAACAGAAGCCATATTACATCACCAAAGTAGATGATGACGGATATTATGAACTAAATTATCTTGCCAAAGGAAAATACAAGATTATTGCTTTTGATGACGACAACGAAAACTCAATTTACAATCCTGGAAAAGAAAAAATAGCATTTCAAAAAGACACTGTTGTTGTTGAAAAATCTATTTCCGGATTAAATCTAAAATTATTTCCGTCTAAAAAGCCGTTTAAAAACCCTGAGTTAAAAGAAATGCCGGGAGGAATTTTGATGACTTTTGAAGGGAATCCTGAAGAGGTAAAAGTACTTTCGGTAAGCGAAAAATTAAAAGACATCAAAGTGACGCATAAGCCAAAATCAGATTCTGTGAAGATTTGGTTTGATGCGGTAAAAAGTGATGTTGGGCAAACTGTGAACGAAAAATTGGAGTTCAGCTACGACACTGGAACAAAGCAGGATACTGTTGTTTCTTTTTATAAATACAATAAGAAGAATGTGATGGATGTTATTAGCGAAAATGGTGGGGCTTTATTGCCTCCGAAAACTGCTTTCAAAATTTCATCCACTTACCTTATCGACAAAATTAATCCGGAAAAATGGACTTTAAAGATTGACAGTACAACGGTACAACCGTTTACTGCAAAAATATCAGAGACCAATCCTTATCAGATTTTAATAACATCAGATTTCATTTCCGGAAAGAAATATCAGTTGACGATTCCAAAAACGACAATTTCTTCTTATTATGAAAAAAATTCTGAGTCGAAACGTTTCGATTTTGAAATTGATAAGATTGAAAATTATGGAAATCTGTCAATTACATTGGAAAATGCTCCGACTAAAAAATATTGGCTCCAACTTTTAGATTCTTCAGAAAAAGCAATTTATCAAGTATATACAAGCGGAAATACGGTTACATTTGATGTATTGAAACCGGCAGAATATATTATCCGGATCTTGGTTGATAATAATGAAAACGGATATTGGGATCCTGCAGATTTTGAAACGTCTACTTTTGCAGAAGATTCTTATACTTACTATAAGACTGCGGTTATTCGACCTTTATGGACTTCAAGAGAAACCTGGGATCTAAAAGATACAAAAGTACTTGATATCAGTAAATTCGGAACAGTTACAAGTGCTACAAAAGCTCAGTCTAACGAGAATAAATCGACAACAAACCCAACAAATAATTCTTCAATTCAGAATAACAATTCTGGAACTAGAGGAACGAATAGAAATCTTGAATTAAGAAGATAA
- a CDS encoding acyl-CoA thioesterase — MAKIKKASESLTVMTNIVLPNDTNQLRNLFGGELLARMDRCASISATRHCERRVVTASVNHVSFDHPIPEGGIVVMESKVSRAFGTSMEIYVDVWLDDPINQKKIQTNKGIYTFVAVDEFNRPIPIPQMEPETELEKERFAAALRRKELSLILSGRMKPTDSVELKKLFSGEIEQ; from the coding sequence ATGGCAAAAATAAAAAAGGCGTCAGAATCTCTGACGGTAATGACGAATATCGTACTTCCCAATGATACCAACCAACTGAGAAACCTTTTTGGAGGTGAATTGTTGGCAAGAATGGATCGTTGCGCATCAATTTCTGCAACCAGACATTGCGAAAGAAGAGTAGTAACAGCTTCTGTAAACCATGTTTCTTTCGATCATCCGATTCCGGAAGGAGGAATCGTTGTGATGGAATCTAAGGTTTCACGTGCATTCGGAACTTCGATGGAAATTTATGTGGATGTTTGGTTAGATGATCCAATCAACCAGAAAAAAATTCAAACAAATAAAGGAATTTATACTTTCGTTGCGGTTGATGAGTTTAATCGTCCAATCCCAATTCCTCAGATGGAGCCGGAGACCGAGCTTGAAAAAGAAAGATTTGCAGCAGCTTTAAGAAGAAAAGAATTATCGCTGATTCTTTCGGGAAGAATGAAGCCAACAGATTCTGTAGAATTGAAAAAGCTATTTTCAGGAGAAATTGAACAATAA